The proteins below are encoded in one region of Rhododendron vialii isolate Sample 1 chromosome 7a, ASM3025357v1:
- the LOC131332418 gene encoding FAM10 family protein At4g22670, protein MDAASLNQLKQFVEQCQSKPSILADPSLSFFRDYLESLGCKLPPSAYEGSSNTKSKPYVVDESDEDVEDIEEEHRPQEAAVEEEEDEIVESDVELDGETVEPDNDAPQKMGDSTVEVTEENRDASQEAKAQALEAISEGKLEEAIEHLTQAIMLNPTSAIMYATRATVYIKMKKPNAAIRDSNAALEINPDSAKGYKSRGMARALLGQWEEAAKDLHLASKLDFDEELSAVLKKVEPNAHKLEEHRRKYDRLHKEREDRKNERGRQRRRAEAQAAYEKAKKQEQSSSSRRAGGMPGGMPGGFPGGMPGGFPGGMPGGFPGGMPGGFPGGMPGGSPGGMPGGMPNMDYSNILNDPELMAAFSDPEVMAALQDVMKNPANLAKHQSNPKVAPIIAKMMGKFGGPK, encoded by the exons ATGGACGCCGCGAGCTTGAACCAACTGAAGCAATTCGTCGAACAGTGCCAGTCCAAACCCTCAATCCTCGCCgatccttctctctccttcttcagAGACTACCTCGAAAG CCTCGGGTGTAAGCTTCCACCGTCTGCTTATGAAGGGTCTTCTAATACCAAATCG AAGCCTTATGTTGTGGACGAGAGTGATGAGGACGTGGAGGACATTGAGGAGGAACATCGACCACAAGAAGCTGCtgttgaagaggaagaagatgagataGTTGAATCTGATGTGGAGCTCGACGGTGAAACAGTGGAACCTGACAATGATGCCCCTCAGAAG ATGGGAGACTCTACTGTCGAGGTCACAGAGGAAAATCGTGATGCTTCCCAGGAGGCTAAGGCTCAGGCCTTGGAGGCAATTTCTGAAG GAAAGTTGGAGGAGGCAATAGAGCATCTAACACAAGCAATTATGCTCAACCCAACCTCAGCAATTATGTATGCAACCAGAG CTACTGTATACATCAAAATGAAGAAACCTAATGCTGCCATCCGAGATTCCAATGCTGCTTTAGag ATCAATCCAGATTCTGCTAAAGGATACAAATCCCGTGGCATGGCTCGTGCACTGCTTGGTCAATGGGAAGAGGCTGCTAAGGATCTTCACCTGGCATCAAAACTGGACTTTGATGAGGAACTAAGTGCCGTACTAAAGAAG GTCGAACCCAATGCTCACAAACTTGAGGAACACCGTAGGAAGTATGACAGGTTGCATAAAGAACGGGAGGACAGAAAGAACGAGCGGGGGAGACAACGTCGCCGTGCTGAAGCTCAG GCTGCATATGAGAAGGCTAAGAAACAAGAACAGTCATCTTCAAGTAGAAGGGCAGGAGGGATGCCTGGTGGAATGCCTGGTGGATTTCCTGGTGGAATGCCTGGTGGGTTTCCTGGTGGAATGCCAGGTGGCTTTCCTGGGGGTATGCCAGGTGGCTTTCCTGGTGGCATGCCAGGTGGTTCCCCTGGTGGCATGCCAGGAGGAATGCCTAATATGGACTACAGCAACATATTGAAT GACCCTGAATTGATGGCCGCATTCAGCGATCCAGAAGTCATGGCTGCTCTTCAAGATG TGATGAAGAATCCGGCTAATCTTGCAAAACATCAATCAAATCCCAAGGTGGCTCCCATAATTGCAAAAATGATGGGCAAATTCGGTGGACCAAAGTAA
- the LOC131333341 gene encoding non-specific lipid transfer protein GPI-anchored 7-like isoform X1, with protein sequence MGPPRFPAVLILAAVAVMAVGPGLADAQTLPCASALAPCVTYINLTGTPPQSCCGPMAEAVQNQMPCLCTLYTTPGLLVSVGINVGQAVLIPSRCNIVASPCGIAPAPAPALTPTPTSTPAPTSTPTSYQPSPATPGNGKSGVARIAWAGLPSLLLLWVSMALY encoded by the exons ATGGGTCCTCCCAGGTTTCCGGCGGTGTTAATTTTGGCGGCGGTGGCGGTGATGGCGGTGGGACCCGGATTGGCGGATGCCCAAACGCTGCCGTGCGCCTCGGCCCTGGCACCGTGCGTGACGTACATTAACCTCACCGGCACGCCACCTCAGTCTTGCTGTGGCCCAATGGCAGAGGCCGTGCAAAACCAGATGCCATGCCTCTGCACTCTGTACACCACCCCTGGCTTGTTGGTGTCTGTCGGCATCAACGTCGGTCAGGCCGTCCTCATCCCCAGCCGGTGCAACATCGTCGCCAGCCCCTGCGGCATAG CTCCAGCTCCGGCTCCGGCTCTGACTCCCACTCCGACTTCAACTCCGGCTCCGACTTCGACACCGACCTCCTACCAGCCATCCCCAG CAACACCGGGAAATGGCAAAAGTGGAGTGGCCAGGATTGCATGGGCTGGTCTGCCCAGCTTACTCTTGCTTTGGGTTTCCATGGCGCTCTATTAG
- the LOC131333341 gene encoding non-specific lipid transfer protein GPI-anchored 7-like isoform X2 — translation MGPPRFPAVLILAAVAVMAVGPGLADAQTLPCASALAPCVTYINLTGTPPQSCCGPMAEAVQNQMPCLCTLYTTPGLLVSVGINVGQAVLIPSRCNIVASPCGIAPAPALTPTPTSTPAPTSTPTSYQPSPATPGNGKSGVARIAWAGLPSLLLLWVSMALY, via the exons ATGGGTCCTCCCAGGTTTCCGGCGGTGTTAATTTTGGCGGCGGTGGCGGTGATGGCGGTGGGACCCGGATTGGCGGATGCCCAAACGCTGCCGTGCGCCTCGGCCCTGGCACCGTGCGTGACGTACATTAACCTCACCGGCACGCCACCTCAGTCTTGCTGTGGCCCAATGGCAGAGGCCGTGCAAAACCAGATGCCATGCCTCTGCACTCTGTACACCACCCCTGGCTTGTTGGTGTCTGTCGGCATCAACGTCGGTCAGGCCGTCCTCATCCCCAGCCGGTGCAACATCGTCGCCAGCCCCTGCGGCATAG CTCCGGCTCCGGCTCTGACTCCCACTCCGACTTCAACTCCGGCTCCGACTTCGACACCGACCTCCTACCAGCCATCCCCAG CAACACCGGGAAATGGCAAAAGTGGAGTGGCCAGGATTGCATGGGCTGGTCTGCCCAGCTTACTCTTGCTTTGGGTTTCCATGGCGCTCTATTAG
- the LOC131333262 gene encoding non-specific lipid transfer protein GPI-anchored 7-like has translation MGFSRFPAALIFAAAVAVTMTVAPRLADAQTPACAQKLVPCADYINGTATPPASCCGPLKEAVTNEMQCLCSLYTAPGLLQSFGINVTQAVLLPGRCNLVASDCSKALAPTSNPPPPATPGNGGGVVGRIAWTVLPGLLLFWASVMLY, from the exons ATGGGTTTCTCCAGATTTCCGGCGGCGTTAATTTTTgcggcggcggtggcggtgACGATGACGGTGGCACCCAGACTGGCGGACGCCCAGACGCCGGCGTGCGCCCAGAAGCTGGTACCCTGCGCGGATTACATAAATGGCACCGCCACGCCGCCCGCGTCGTGCTGCGGCCCGCTGAAAGAGGCCGTGACGAACGAGATGCAATGCCTCTGCAGCCTGTACACCGCCCCTGGTTTGTTGCAATCCTTCGGCATCAACGTCACTCAGGCCGTTCTCCTCCCCGGCCGCTGCAATCTTGTCGCCAGCGACTGCAGCAAAG CTTTGGCTCCGACCTCCAACCCGCCACCTCCAG CAACACCGGGAAATGGTGGCGGTGTAGTGGGCAGGATTGCATGGACTGTACTGCCCGGCTTACTCTTGTTTTGGGCTTCCGTGATGCTCTATTAG
- the LOC131333263 gene encoding non-specific lipid transfer protein GPI-anchored 7-like gives MGSSKIPAALIFAVAVAIMMAAPSVVDAQTSQEPSCAAQLVPCAAYINGTGKPPESCCGPMKVAVETEMACLCNLYTTPGLLASFGFNVAQAIAIPARCGITTASTCGEGESHLCSCYM, from the coding sequence ATGGGTTCTTCCAAGATTCCCGCGGCGTTAATTTTtgcggtggcggtggcgatCATGATGGCGGCACCTAGTGTGGTGGATGCACAAACATCGCAGGAGCCGTCGTGCGCCGCGCAACTGGTACCGTGCGCGGCGTACATCAACGGCACCGGCAAGCCGCCGGAGTCGTGCTGCGGCCCGATGAAAGTGGCCGTGGAGACCGAGATGGCGTGCCTCTGCAATTTGTACACCACCCCTGGCTTGTTGGCTTCTTTCGGTTTCAACGTCGCTCAGGCCATCGCCATCCCCGCCCGTTGCGGCATCACTACTGCCAGCACCTGCGGCGAAGGTGAATCCCATCTTTGTTCCTGTTATATGTAG